A stretch of the Triplophysa dalaica isolate WHDGS20190420 chromosome 19, ASM1584641v1, whole genome shotgun sequence genome encodes the following:
- the camsap1a gene encoding calmodulin-regulated spectrin-associated protein 1a isoform X1 — translation MDVGALAGADGGPRRVDSVEGGLEIVPLEMYDSARAKIEANLRWLFAKAYGEEHIPTDLRDPFYTDQYCVEHIKPPVLSLLLSSDLYCRVCALLLKGDQVSSLTCHQAVIQTLARRGIYVREGDDTPVSHDDLSSTPIKMSSHIPLIDALMMAYMTEMMSMERVVSSVKRFSTFCASKDLPFDMEDAMLFWINKVILKTRELSEKDFKMKQPLIDSPCHQKSPSKWYWKLVPPDLMNALAHCMLEPVEFSRVVRYRRDHLSGHPLPHLTVIEDLLKDVCDGAALLTVVHFYCPEYMKLDDICLKEVPSLSDSVYNIHLLKEFSSEYLNRCFYLHTEDLLYGPPVLKQNLLVFIAELFWWFEVVKPEFVKPKDLQEMKDVRASLQPKSCRPHVPISNATKRSFMTSSPSADSLATVVSPDGYMRYHLHPEESLSVTKGSPAHMLLPLRQRQQNQGDENSEVRNRSNSLSRMDGLMLGSQLAWAERKHRPISQMETEWERLCGDDVSLARSISKDSLASNVISITPRHRINGQPLPQTHHYDNHEEEEELVAVINPVAGSRDGRPEGFFLEPLQSAVLRPNKEKTGVSKREESGEGRGHHRKSYTPTECVMNRTFTPINNVEQEETRTQSPTRSGRFFLSDDAECMRVSPVGGWKDVTSDSEFEEDDEDQELARVLLMHAGKKCMGRGDAEEESVKLREDVCLREREDKEGTSGRASPCPSVASQASSTSTGRMTSFAERRRHRVGLPDGCHSTASSQTTTPDGSESAQFPSDMSPGTPVAGARPGLASEIVHLRMQLEEKRRAIEKQKKKMEIMSARQRMRLGKAAFLHVVKKGRSDTLPHPLKQQLPPKAKTLAKDDACVEVLKARAKNTEQSPDKEIPVVDKDNRLSVPDTSDDLGDSGGEPDLSECSRSIELLNEAIGAIQQQMMQLSVQQDLIIKQAVQSPQEHPTKANTVPPSNEHETKPRLSVQFTETLSTATKHPPRFSSSRTPRTKPTELKLCKDSRTASKGNTQTPSGDPRPSPGGRTPRAENEEEGRAKDSGRGIKGIIRNTTFRLQDTPNRCSDSLETPQTEDPLVEASAVDLNRDRSESGRSGKENFPVLSEENKTKALLIEVDLSELADPSETGTEPDGEQKSGLGFFFKDDQKAEDELAKKRAAFLLKQQRKAEETRKRKEQLEAESELKRDEARRKAEEDRVRKEEEKARRELIKQEYLRKKQQELLEEQGVAKPRPRSRRPRPKSLHRAESSCSAPVSLCSAPSGSSLSLASAATEGDSVASGGASSHRGESVESFPMLSRNASRNMERDWDNGSTASSITSVAEYNGPRLFKEPSAKSNKPIIQNAIAHCCLAGKVNESQKNAILEEIERCESNHLIILFRDSGCQFRALYTYFPETEEILKLKGTGPRSISRKMIDRFYKYSSDRKQFTVIPAKSISASVDALTIHGHLWQAKRPSTSKRK, via the exons ATGGATGTAGGTGCTCTTGCGGGTGCGGACGGAGGTCCCAGGCGAGTGGATTCGGTGGAGGGAGGTCTTGAAATTGTGCCACTGGAAATGTATGACTCTGCCCGGGCTAAGATAGAAGCAAACCTCCGCTGGCTCTTCGCCAAAGCTTATGGTGAAG agcaCATCCCAACAGACCTGAGGGACCCGTTCTACACAGATCAGTACTGCGTGGAGCACATAAAGCCTCCGGTCCTGAGCCTCCTGCTGTCCTCAGATCTGTACTGTCGGGTGTGTGCGCTGCTCCTGAAGGGAGACCAGGTGTCGTCTCTGACCTGCCATCAGGCCGTCATCCAGACGCTGGCACGCCGGGGAATTTATGTAAGAGAAGGCGACGACACGCCCGTCTCCCACGACGACCTCTCATCCACCCCGATTAAGATG agtTCTCATATCCCGCTGATCGACGCGCTGATGATGGCTTATATGACGGAGATGATGTCGATGGAGAGAGTCGTGTCGAGCGTCAAACGCTTCTCTACCTTCTGCGCTTCTAAAGATCTTCCCTTCGACATGGAGGACGCCATGCTGTTCTGGATCAACAAG GTCATTTTGAAGACCAGAGAGCTTTCTGAGAAGGACTTCAAAATGAAACAGCCGCTGATCGATTCGCCGTGCCATCAAAAG TCTCCCTCAAAATGGTACTGGAAGCTTGTGCCT cCTGATCTCATGAATGCTTTGGCCCATTGCATGCTGGAGCCAGTGGAGTTCTCTCGTGTG GTACGTTACCGTAGAGATCACCTGTCCGGACATCCTCTCCCTCACCTGACTGTGATAGAGGATTTGTTGAAGGATGTGTGTGATGGGGCGGCACTTTTAACAGTCGTCCACTTCTACTGTCCTGAATATATGAAACTAGACG ATATATGTCTGAAAGAAGTTCCCTCGCTGTCAGACAGTGTGTATAACATTCATCTGCTAAAAGAGTTCTCCAGTGAATATCTGAACAGATGTTTTTATCTGCACACTGAAGATCTGCTCTACGGCCCACCTGTGCTGAAG caaAATCTGTTGGTTTTTATTGCTGAGCTGTTTTGGTGGTTTGAGGTCGTGAAGCCAGAATTTGTGAAGCCAAAAGACCTGCAGGAGATGAAAGATG TGAGAGCATCACTTCAGCCAAAGAGTTGCCGCCCACATGTGCCCATATCCAATGCCACCAAACGTAGcttcatgacatcatcaccGTCAGCTGATTCGCTGGCGACAGTCGTCTCTCCCGATGGTTATATGAGGTACCATTTACATCCCGAGGAGTCATTATCTGT AACTAAAGGAAGCCCCGCCCACATGCTCCTCCCACTACGACAGAGACAACAGAATCAAGGCGATGAGAATTCAG AGGTGAGGAACAGATCAAACTCTTTGTCTCGTATGGATGGACTCATGCTTGGATCACAGCTGGCATGGGCAGAAAGGAAACACAG ACCCATCTCACAGATGGAGACGGAATGGGAACGTCTATGCGGCGATGATGTCAGCTTGGCCCGTTCCATCAGTAAGGACAGTTTAGCATCCAACGTCATCTCTATCACTCCACGCCACCGCATCAATGGCCAGCCCTTGCCCCAAACTCATCACTATGACAAccatgaggaagaggaggagctaGTGGCTGTCATTAACCCTGTGGCCGGATCTAGAGATGGCCGACCTGAGGGTTTCTTTTTGGAACCGTTGCAGTCTGCAGTTCTCCgaccaaataaagaaaaaacggGCGTTAGTAAACGGGAAGAGAGTGGTGAGGGGCGGGGACATCACAGGAAGTCTTACACTCCCACAGAATGCGTAATGAATCGGACATTCACGCCAATAAACAACGTGGAGCAAGAAGAAACACGCACACAGTCCCCAACCCGTTCTGGAAGATTCTTCTTGAGCGACGACGCAGAGTGTATGAGGGTCAGTCCGGTGGGAGGCTGGAAGGACGTCACTTCGGATTCTGAATTTGAGGAAGACGACGAAGACCAGGAGCTGGCCAGAGTGCTgctgatgcatgctgggaagaAGTGCATGGGACGCGGAGATGCGGAAGAGGAGTCTGTTAAACTTCGAGAGGACGTTTGCCTGCGAGAGCGGGAAGATAAGGAAGGCACGAGCGGGCGAGCGAGTCCCTGTCCCAGCGTGGCATCGCAGGCCAGCAGCACATCGACGGGCCGCATGACGAGCTTCGCTGAACGCCGCAGACATAGAGTCGGATTGCCTGATGGTTGCCACAGCACCGCCAGCTCACAGACGACCACACCTGATGGGTCGGAAAGCGCCCAGTTTCCCTCGGACATGAGCCCGGGAACGCCGGTGGCGGGTGCTCGACCCGGCCTCGCTTCTGAAATCGTCCACCTGCGCATGCAGCTGGAAGAGAAACGGCGTGCCATCGAAAAGCAAAAGAAGAAGATGGAGATCATGTCGGCACGCCAGCGGATGCGGCTGGGAAAGGCGGCGTTCCTGCATGTTGTCAAAAAGGGGAGAAGCGACACGTTGCCACACCCACTCAAACAGCAACTCCCACCCAAAGCGAAAACACTTGCGAAGGATGACGCATGTGTGGAGGTTTTGAAAGCGAGAGCGAAGAACACAGAACAGAGTCCGGATAAAGAAATCCCCGTAGTGGATAAGGACAATCGCTTGAGCGTCCCGGACACGAGCGACGATTTGGGCGATTCCGGCGGAGAGCCTGACCTCAGCGAATGCAGCCGTTCCATCGAGCTCCTGAACGAAGCCATCGGAGCCATTCAGCAACAAATGATGCAACTGTCTGTCCAACAGGATTTGATCATAAAACAAGCCGTTCAGTCTCCACAAGAACATCCAACCAAAGCGAACACCGTGCCGCCCTCGAACGAACACGAGACTAAGCCCCGCCTCTCTGTGCAATTCACAGAGACCCTTTCCACGGCGACGAAACATCCTCCGAGGTTTAGCTCCAGTCGAACGCCACGGACGAAACCCACTGAGCTCAAACTCTGCAAAGACAGTCGCACTGCATCCAAAGGAAACACGCAGACCCCCAGCGGGGACCCCAGACCCTCTCCGGGCGGCAGGACCCCCCGGGCTGAGAATGAGGAGGAGGGCAGGGCTAAAGACAGTGGGCGGGGAATTAAGGGAATTATACGTAATACCACGTTCAGACTGCAAGATACCCCGAACCGATGTTCAGACAGTCTCGAAACGCCCCAGACAGAAGACCCTTTGGTGGAGGCTTCCGCTGTCGATCTGAACAGGGATAGGAGTGAATCCGGACGCTCTGGGAAAGAGAACTTTCCGGTTCTGTCTGaggagaacaaaacaaaagccctGCTGATTGAAGTGGACCTATCGGAGCTGGCCGATCCGTCAGAAACCGGCACAGAACCTGACGGTGAACAGAAGTCTGGACTGGGTTTCTTCTTTAAG GATGATCAGAAGGCAGAGGACGAGTTGGCGAAGAAGAGAGCGGCGTTTCTACTCAAGCAGCAGCGTAAAGCCGAAGAGACTCGAAAACGAAAAGAGCAGCTGGAGGCGGAGTCAGAACTCAAAAGAGATGAAGCCAG ACGGAAAGCCGAGGAGGATCGTGTGCGTAAAGAAGAAGAGAAGGCTCGCAGGGAGCTGATCAAACAAGAGTATCTGCGGAAAAAGCAACAAGAGCTACTCGAGGAACAGGGTGTGGCCAAACCACGCCCACGGTCCAGGAGGCCACGCCCCAAATCGCTACACAGAGCCGAGTCCTCCTGTTCTGCTC CGGTCAGTCTGTGTTCTGCTCCGTCAGGATCTTCTCTCTCATTGGCTTCTGCAGCTACTGAAGGTGACAGTGTGGCATCAGGAGGAGCCAGTTCACACAG GGGGGAATCAGTGGAGTCTTTTCCCATGTTAAGTCGGAATGCGAGCAGGAACATGGAACGAGACTGGGACAACGGATCAACGGCATCATCCATCACTTCTGTAGCGGAATACAACG GGCCAAGATTATTTAAGGAGCCGAGTGCAAAGTCTAACAAACCGATCATCCAGAATGCCATCGCTCACTGCTGTCTGGCAGGAAAAGTCAATGAATCCCAGAAAAATGCCATTCTAGAG GAGATCGAACGCTGCGAGTCCAACCACCTGATCATTCTCTTCCGTGACAGCGGATGTCAGTTCAGAGCGCTGTACACGTATTTCCCTGAAACAGAAGAGATCCTCAAACTCAAAGGGACCGGACCTCGATCCATAAGCCGGAAGATGATCGACAGATTCTACAAATACAGCTCGGACCGCAAGCAGTTCACCGTCATCCCCGCCAAGTCGATCTCGGCCAGCGTAGATGCTCTCACCATCCACGGTCACCTGTGGCAGGCCAAACGGCCGAGCACCTCCAAGAGAAAATAA
- the camsap1a gene encoding calmodulin-regulated spectrin-associated protein 1a isoform X2, which produces MDVGALAGADGGPRRVDSVEGGLEIVPLEMYDSARAKIEANLRWLFAKAYGEEHIPTDLRDPFYTDQYCVEHIKPPVLSLLLSSDLYCRVCALLLKGDQVSSLTCHQAVIQTLARRGIYVREGDDTPVSHDDLSSTPIKMSSHIPLIDALMMAYMTEMMSMERVVSSVKRFSTFCASKDLPFDMEDAMLFWINKVILKTRELSEKDFKMKQPLIDSPCHQKPDLMNALAHCMLEPVEFSRVVRYRRDHLSGHPLPHLTVIEDLLKDVCDGAALLTVVHFYCPEYMKLDDICLKEVPSLSDSVYNIHLLKEFSSEYLNRCFYLHTEDLLYGPPVLKQNLLVFIAELFWWFEVVKPEFVKPKDLQEMKDVRASLQPKSCRPHVPISNATKRSFMTSSPSADSLATVVSPDGYMRYHLHPEESLSVTKGSPAHMLLPLRQRQQNQGDENSEVRNRSNSLSRMDGLMLGSQLAWAERKHRPISQMETEWERLCGDDVSLARSISKDSLASNVISITPRHRINGQPLPQTHHYDNHEEEEELVAVINPVAGSRDGRPEGFFLEPLQSAVLRPNKEKTGVSKREESGEGRGHHRKSYTPTECVMNRTFTPINNVEQEETRTQSPTRSGRFFLSDDAECMRVSPVGGWKDVTSDSEFEEDDEDQELARVLLMHAGKKCMGRGDAEEESVKLREDVCLREREDKEGTSGRASPCPSVASQASSTSTGRMTSFAERRRHRVGLPDGCHSTASSQTTTPDGSESAQFPSDMSPGTPVAGARPGLASEIVHLRMQLEEKRRAIEKQKKKMEIMSARQRMRLGKAAFLHVVKKGRSDTLPHPLKQQLPPKAKTLAKDDACVEVLKARAKNTEQSPDKEIPVVDKDNRLSVPDTSDDLGDSGGEPDLSECSRSIELLNEAIGAIQQQMMQLSVQQDLIIKQAVQSPQEHPTKANTVPPSNEHETKPRLSVQFTETLSTATKHPPRFSSSRTPRTKPTELKLCKDSRTASKGNTQTPSGDPRPSPGGRTPRAENEEEGRAKDSGRGIKGIIRNTTFRLQDTPNRCSDSLETPQTEDPLVEASAVDLNRDRSESGRSGKENFPVLSEENKTKALLIEVDLSELADPSETGTEPDGEQKSGLGFFFKDDQKAEDELAKKRAAFLLKQQRKAEETRKRKEQLEAESELKRDEARRKAEEDRVRKEEEKARRELIKQEYLRKKQQELLEEQGVAKPRPRSRRPRPKSLHRAESSCSAPVSLCSAPSGSSLSLASAATEGDSVASGGASSHRGESVESFPMLSRNASRNMERDWDNGSTASSITSVAEYNGPRLFKEPSAKSNKPIIQNAIAHCCLAGKVNESQKNAILEEIERCESNHLIILFRDSGCQFRALYTYFPETEEILKLKGTGPRSISRKMIDRFYKYSSDRKQFTVIPAKSISASVDALTIHGHLWQAKRPSTSKRK; this is translated from the exons ATGGATGTAGGTGCTCTTGCGGGTGCGGACGGAGGTCCCAGGCGAGTGGATTCGGTGGAGGGAGGTCTTGAAATTGTGCCACTGGAAATGTATGACTCTGCCCGGGCTAAGATAGAAGCAAACCTCCGCTGGCTCTTCGCCAAAGCTTATGGTGAAG agcaCATCCCAACAGACCTGAGGGACCCGTTCTACACAGATCAGTACTGCGTGGAGCACATAAAGCCTCCGGTCCTGAGCCTCCTGCTGTCCTCAGATCTGTACTGTCGGGTGTGTGCGCTGCTCCTGAAGGGAGACCAGGTGTCGTCTCTGACCTGCCATCAGGCCGTCATCCAGACGCTGGCACGCCGGGGAATTTATGTAAGAGAAGGCGACGACACGCCCGTCTCCCACGACGACCTCTCATCCACCCCGATTAAGATG agtTCTCATATCCCGCTGATCGACGCGCTGATGATGGCTTATATGACGGAGATGATGTCGATGGAGAGAGTCGTGTCGAGCGTCAAACGCTTCTCTACCTTCTGCGCTTCTAAAGATCTTCCCTTCGACATGGAGGACGCCATGCTGTTCTGGATCAACAAG GTCATTTTGAAGACCAGAGAGCTTTCTGAGAAGGACTTCAAAATGAAACAGCCGCTGATCGATTCGCCGTGCCATCAAAAG cCTGATCTCATGAATGCTTTGGCCCATTGCATGCTGGAGCCAGTGGAGTTCTCTCGTGTG GTACGTTACCGTAGAGATCACCTGTCCGGACATCCTCTCCCTCACCTGACTGTGATAGAGGATTTGTTGAAGGATGTGTGTGATGGGGCGGCACTTTTAACAGTCGTCCACTTCTACTGTCCTGAATATATGAAACTAGACG ATATATGTCTGAAAGAAGTTCCCTCGCTGTCAGACAGTGTGTATAACATTCATCTGCTAAAAGAGTTCTCCAGTGAATATCTGAACAGATGTTTTTATCTGCACACTGAAGATCTGCTCTACGGCCCACCTGTGCTGAAG caaAATCTGTTGGTTTTTATTGCTGAGCTGTTTTGGTGGTTTGAGGTCGTGAAGCCAGAATTTGTGAAGCCAAAAGACCTGCAGGAGATGAAAGATG TGAGAGCATCACTTCAGCCAAAGAGTTGCCGCCCACATGTGCCCATATCCAATGCCACCAAACGTAGcttcatgacatcatcaccGTCAGCTGATTCGCTGGCGACAGTCGTCTCTCCCGATGGTTATATGAGGTACCATTTACATCCCGAGGAGTCATTATCTGT AACTAAAGGAAGCCCCGCCCACATGCTCCTCCCACTACGACAGAGACAACAGAATCAAGGCGATGAGAATTCAG AGGTGAGGAACAGATCAAACTCTTTGTCTCGTATGGATGGACTCATGCTTGGATCACAGCTGGCATGGGCAGAAAGGAAACACAG ACCCATCTCACAGATGGAGACGGAATGGGAACGTCTATGCGGCGATGATGTCAGCTTGGCCCGTTCCATCAGTAAGGACAGTTTAGCATCCAACGTCATCTCTATCACTCCACGCCACCGCATCAATGGCCAGCCCTTGCCCCAAACTCATCACTATGACAAccatgaggaagaggaggagctaGTGGCTGTCATTAACCCTGTGGCCGGATCTAGAGATGGCCGACCTGAGGGTTTCTTTTTGGAACCGTTGCAGTCTGCAGTTCTCCgaccaaataaagaaaaaacggGCGTTAGTAAACGGGAAGAGAGTGGTGAGGGGCGGGGACATCACAGGAAGTCTTACACTCCCACAGAATGCGTAATGAATCGGACATTCACGCCAATAAACAACGTGGAGCAAGAAGAAACACGCACACAGTCCCCAACCCGTTCTGGAAGATTCTTCTTGAGCGACGACGCAGAGTGTATGAGGGTCAGTCCGGTGGGAGGCTGGAAGGACGTCACTTCGGATTCTGAATTTGAGGAAGACGACGAAGACCAGGAGCTGGCCAGAGTGCTgctgatgcatgctgggaagaAGTGCATGGGACGCGGAGATGCGGAAGAGGAGTCTGTTAAACTTCGAGAGGACGTTTGCCTGCGAGAGCGGGAAGATAAGGAAGGCACGAGCGGGCGAGCGAGTCCCTGTCCCAGCGTGGCATCGCAGGCCAGCAGCACATCGACGGGCCGCATGACGAGCTTCGCTGAACGCCGCAGACATAGAGTCGGATTGCCTGATGGTTGCCACAGCACCGCCAGCTCACAGACGACCACACCTGATGGGTCGGAAAGCGCCCAGTTTCCCTCGGACATGAGCCCGGGAACGCCGGTGGCGGGTGCTCGACCCGGCCTCGCTTCTGAAATCGTCCACCTGCGCATGCAGCTGGAAGAGAAACGGCGTGCCATCGAAAAGCAAAAGAAGAAGATGGAGATCATGTCGGCACGCCAGCGGATGCGGCTGGGAAAGGCGGCGTTCCTGCATGTTGTCAAAAAGGGGAGAAGCGACACGTTGCCACACCCACTCAAACAGCAACTCCCACCCAAAGCGAAAACACTTGCGAAGGATGACGCATGTGTGGAGGTTTTGAAAGCGAGAGCGAAGAACACAGAACAGAGTCCGGATAAAGAAATCCCCGTAGTGGATAAGGACAATCGCTTGAGCGTCCCGGACACGAGCGACGATTTGGGCGATTCCGGCGGAGAGCCTGACCTCAGCGAATGCAGCCGTTCCATCGAGCTCCTGAACGAAGCCATCGGAGCCATTCAGCAACAAATGATGCAACTGTCTGTCCAACAGGATTTGATCATAAAACAAGCCGTTCAGTCTCCACAAGAACATCCAACCAAAGCGAACACCGTGCCGCCCTCGAACGAACACGAGACTAAGCCCCGCCTCTCTGTGCAATTCACAGAGACCCTTTCCACGGCGACGAAACATCCTCCGAGGTTTAGCTCCAGTCGAACGCCACGGACGAAACCCACTGAGCTCAAACTCTGCAAAGACAGTCGCACTGCATCCAAAGGAAACACGCAGACCCCCAGCGGGGACCCCAGACCCTCTCCGGGCGGCAGGACCCCCCGGGCTGAGAATGAGGAGGAGGGCAGGGCTAAAGACAGTGGGCGGGGAATTAAGGGAATTATACGTAATACCACGTTCAGACTGCAAGATACCCCGAACCGATGTTCAGACAGTCTCGAAACGCCCCAGACAGAAGACCCTTTGGTGGAGGCTTCCGCTGTCGATCTGAACAGGGATAGGAGTGAATCCGGACGCTCTGGGAAAGAGAACTTTCCGGTTCTGTCTGaggagaacaaaacaaaagccctGCTGATTGAAGTGGACCTATCGGAGCTGGCCGATCCGTCAGAAACCGGCACAGAACCTGACGGTGAACAGAAGTCTGGACTGGGTTTCTTCTTTAAG GATGATCAGAAGGCAGAGGACGAGTTGGCGAAGAAGAGAGCGGCGTTTCTACTCAAGCAGCAGCGTAAAGCCGAAGAGACTCGAAAACGAAAAGAGCAGCTGGAGGCGGAGTCAGAACTCAAAAGAGATGAAGCCAG ACGGAAAGCCGAGGAGGATCGTGTGCGTAAAGAAGAAGAGAAGGCTCGCAGGGAGCTGATCAAACAAGAGTATCTGCGGAAAAAGCAACAAGAGCTACTCGAGGAACAGGGTGTGGCCAAACCACGCCCACGGTCCAGGAGGCCACGCCCCAAATCGCTACACAGAGCCGAGTCCTCCTGTTCTGCTC CGGTCAGTCTGTGTTCTGCTCCGTCAGGATCTTCTCTCTCATTGGCTTCTGCAGCTACTGAAGGTGACAGTGTGGCATCAGGAGGAGCCAGTTCACACAG GGGGGAATCAGTGGAGTCTTTTCCCATGTTAAGTCGGAATGCGAGCAGGAACATGGAACGAGACTGGGACAACGGATCAACGGCATCATCCATCACTTCTGTAGCGGAATACAACG GGCCAAGATTATTTAAGGAGCCGAGTGCAAAGTCTAACAAACCGATCATCCAGAATGCCATCGCTCACTGCTGTCTGGCAGGAAAAGTCAATGAATCCCAGAAAAATGCCATTCTAGAG GAGATCGAACGCTGCGAGTCCAACCACCTGATCATTCTCTTCCGTGACAGCGGATGTCAGTTCAGAGCGCTGTACACGTATTTCCCTGAAACAGAAGAGATCCTCAAACTCAAAGGGACCGGACCTCGATCCATAAGCCGGAAGATGATCGACAGATTCTACAAATACAGCTCGGACCGCAAGCAGTTCACCGTCATCCCCGCCAAGTCGATCTCGGCCAGCGTAGATGCTCTCACCATCCACGGTCACCTGTGGCAGGCCAAACGGCCGAGCACCTCCAAGAGAAAATAA